A single region of the Armatimonadota bacterium genome encodes:
- the sypL gene encoding membrane protein: MEVQAGVSTVRRDALVWAVTVGIALTAGIALLLVPVELVFGAVIALLAASVFLVSPYAGALTFIALYYMRPMDFFPQLALLRIPLFIASITSTGLFVRLMLTRQKLIEGWYVKWFIALWGAILLSVPLSLWRGNSLSGAQDFLKSVAMVWMIYMAVRSEKQITFAVRMLGWMALWLAISTIYSYKTGNVEVSGQLQRAGAESSMLGDPNDLAAYVLMLFPLCYYLFWNDPKKWLKIVYGSAMVMILVAVVLTGSRGGFLGLVFLLFLLWLFSKRKVLGALIGLAVFGALWFTAPAEYRERIRSITNYEQDESAMNRVEYRKAAVRMFKHNPFTGIGFKNYADFAREFGAPASQTAHNMYYLVLAELGGLGLIVFLTIWLKSLKAARQLARAPNWLLHALGMGALIGLLDLMLTGYFLSISYYPYQYILMGLVAAAQAHLLPQVREAKA, encoded by the coding sequence ATGGAGGTGCAGGCAGGCGTCTCCACAGTACGCCGAGATGCACTGGTGTGGGCTGTTACCGTAGGCATTGCGTTGACGGCGGGAATAGCTCTTCTTCTGGTGCCCGTTGAACTCGTCTTCGGCGCGGTGATAGCGCTGCTGGCTGCAAGCGTTTTCCTTGTAAGCCCATATGCAGGGGCTCTGACGTTTATTGCCCTATACTATATGCGCCCCATGGACTTCTTCCCTCAGCTGGCGCTCCTGCGCATTCCCTTGTTCATCGCTAGCATCACCTCGACAGGGTTGTTTGTGCGCCTGATGCTTACCAGACAAAAGTTAATAGAAGGCTGGTACGTGAAGTGGTTTATAGCGCTATGGGGGGCAATTCTGCTGTCAGTACCTCTGTCTCTATGGCGAGGTAACTCTTTGAGTGGAGCACAGGACTTCTTGAAGAGTGTGGCTATGGTGTGGATGATTTATATGGCTGTGCGTAGTGAGAAGCAAATCACCTTCGCTGTGCGAATGCTGGGGTGGATGGCACTCTGGTTAGCAATATCCACTATCTATAGCTACAAAACGGGGAATGTAGAAGTGAGCGGTCAGCTGCAGCGCGCCGGAGCAGAGTCTTCCATGCTTGGCGACCCCAACGACCTGGCAGCGTATGTTTTAATGCTTTTTCCGTTGTGCTATTACCTGTTTTGGAACGACCCAAAGAAGTGGCTGAAGATAGTGTATGGTTCCGCAATGGTGATGATACTGGTGGCAGTGGTGTTAACCGGGTCGCGTGGTGGGTTCTTGGGGCTGGTCTTTCTGCTCTTCCTGCTATGGCTGTTCTCCAAGAGGAAGGTGCTGGGAGCTTTGATCGGTCTGGCAGTGTTTGGTGCCTTGTGGTTCACTGCGCCTGCGGAGTACCGGGAGCGCATCCGTTCCATCACGAACTACGAGCAAGATGAGTCTGCTATGAATCGCGTGGAGTATCGCAAGGCGGCGGTGCGTATGTTCAAGCACAATCCTTTTACAGGTATTGGCTTCAAGAACTATGCAGATTTTGCCCGCGAGTTCGGAGCGCCTGCATCTCAAACGGCACACAACATGTATTACCTCGTGCTGGCTGAGCTGGGAGGGCTGGGACTCATCGTTTTTCTGACCATCTGGTTGAAAAGCTTGAAAGCAGCGAGGCAGCTGGCTCGCGCTCCGAACTGGTTATTACATGCGCTGGGGATGGGAGCACTGATCGGTCTGCTGGACCTCATGTTAACAGGGTATTTCCTTTCTATTTCCTACTATCCTTATCAGTACATCCTGATGGGTCTGGTAGCAGCAGCGCAGGCGCACCTGTTGCCACAAGTGCGGGAGGCGAAGGCTTGA